A stretch of Helicobacter pylori DNA encodes these proteins:
- a CDS encoding hydantoinase/oxoprolinase family protein: MKDARVQVMGIDAGGTMTDTFFVKENGSFVVGKAQSNPEDESLAIYNSSQDALSHWKSDVSKVYPELVTCVYSGTAMLNRVVQRRGMEVGLICNKGFEQMHSMGRALQSYLGYALEERLHINTHKYDDPLIPLKRIRGVTERTDVKGQVVIPVRPEEVKVAVKELLEAGAKAIVICLLQSHKNAESERIVRDIALKEIEKLGKNIPVFASVDYYPQRKESHRMNTTILEAYAAEPSRQTLSKVSNRFKEHGAKFDLRVMATHGGTISWKAKELARTIVSGPIGGVIGSKLLGETLGYDNIACSDIGGTSFDMALIVKSNFNIASDPDMARLVLSLPLVAMDSVGAGAGSFVRIDPHSRSVKLGPDSAGYRVGTCWKDSGLDTVSVTDCHIVLGYLNPDNFLGGLIKLDVDRAKKHIKEQIADPLGISVEDAAAGVIELLDLDLKEYLRSNISAKGYSPSDFVCFSYGGAGPVHTYGYTESLGFKDVVVPAWAAGFSAFGCACADFEYRYDKSVDIAIPQYSSDESKIEACKIIQDAWDELTLKVIEEFKINGFSEKDVILRPGYRMQYMGQLNDLEITSPVSKAASVADWEEIVKEYEKTYARVYSESACSPELGFSVTGVIMRGVVATQKPVIPVEKEHGATPPKEAKIGVRKFYRHKKWVDADVWHMEKLLPGNEVIGPAIVEADSTTFVIPKGFATRLDKHRLFHLKEIK, from the coding sequence ATGAAAGACGCAAGAGTTCAGGTGATGGGTATTGATGCCGGTGGCACCATGACGGACACATTTTTTGTGAAAGAAAATGGCAGTTTCGTAGTTGGTAAAGCCCAAAGCAACCCAGAAGATGAGAGTTTAGCTATTTATAATAGCTCGCAAGACGCTTTATCGCATTGGAAATCGGATGTCAGTAAGGTTTATCCAGAGTTGGTCACTTGCGTGTATTCAGGCACGGCGATGCTCAATCGGGTCGTCCAAAGGCGCGGGATGGAAGTGGGCTTGATTTGTAATAAGGGTTTTGAGCAAATGCATTCTATGGGCAGGGCGTTGCAATCCTACTTGGGGTATGCGCTAGAAGAAAGGTTGCATATCAACACGCACAAGTATGATGATCCGCTGATTCCTTTAAAAAGGATTAGAGGCGTTACAGAAAGAACCGATGTCAAGGGACAAGTGGTTATCCCAGTGCGCCCAGAAGAGGTTAAAGTTGCTGTTAAGGAGCTTTTAGAAGCAGGCGCGAAAGCCATTGTGATTTGTTTGTTGCAATCTCATAAAAACGCTGAAAGCGAGCGGATTGTTAGAGATATAGCGTTAAAAGAGATTGAAAAATTGGGTAAAAATATTCCCGTATTCGCTTCTGTGGATTACTACCCTCAAAGAAAAGAAAGCCACAGAATGAACACCACTATCTTAGAAGCTTATGCGGCTGAGCCAAGCAGACAAACCCTCTCTAAAGTCAGCAACCGTTTCAAAGAGCATGGTGCTAAATTTGATCTTCGTGTGATGGCAACGCATGGAGGCACTATTAGTTGGAAAGCTAAAGAACTCGCTAGGACTATTGTGAGCGGCCCTATTGGAGGCGTGATCGGATCTAAATTGCTAGGCGAAACGCTGGGTTATGACAATATTGCATGCAGCGATATTGGCGGCACGAGCTTTGATATGGCGCTTATCGTTAAGAGCAATTTCAACATCGCTTCTGACCCTGATATGGCGCGCCTTGTTTTATCTCTACCGCTTGTGGCTATGGATTCCGTTGGTGCGGGTGCGGGGAGTTTTGTGCGCATTGATCCACACAGCCGATCGGTCAAACTAGGGCCTGACAGCGCGGGGTATAGAGTTGGCACTTGCTGGAAAGACAGCGGTTTAGACACGGTTTCAGTAACCGATTGCCATATTGTTTTAGGCTATTTGAACCCGGATAATTTCTTAGGCGGTTTGATTAAATTAGATGTGGATAGGGCTAAAAAACACATTAAAGAACAAATCGCTGATCCGCTAGGCATTAGCGTAGAAGATGCGGCTGCAGGTGTGATTGAGTTGCTTGATTTGGATCTTAAAGAATACTTGCGATCCAATATTAGCGCTAAAGGGTATAGCCCGTCTGATTTTGTGTGCTTTTCATATGGTGGCGCAGGACCTGTTCACACTTATGGCTATACAGAAAGCTTAGGGTTTAAGGATGTGGTAGTGCCTGCATGGGCGGCTGGGTTTAGCGCTTTTGGTTGTGCTTGCGCTGATTTTGAATACAGATACGACAAGAGCGTTGATATTGCTATTCCGCAGTATTCTTCAGACGAGTCCAAAATAGAGGCATGCAAGATCATTCAAGACGCATGGGATGAATTGACTCTCAAAGTGATTGAAGAGTTTAAGATTAATGGATTCTCTGAAAAAGATGTGATTCTAAGACCTGGATACAGGATGCAGTATATGGGGCAATTGAATGACTTAGAGATCACTTCTCCTGTATCAAAAGCTGCAAGCGTGGCTGATTGGGAAGAGATTGTCAAAGAATATGAAAAAACCTACGCTCGCGTTTATTCTGAATCAGCGTGTTCGCCAGAGCTTGGCTTTAGCGTGACTGGCGTGATCATGCGTGGTGTTGTGGCTACGCAAAAACCTGTGATTCCGGTTGAAAAAGAGCATGGTGCTACGCCTCCAAAAGAGGCCAAAATAGGCGTTAGAAAATTCTATCGTCATAAGAAATGGGTGGATGCAGATGTGTGGCACATGGAAAAGTTACTGCCTGGAAATGAAGTCATAGGGCCTGCGATCGTGGAAGCGGATTCAACCACTTTTGTGATACCCAAAGGCTTTGCGACAAGACTAGACAAACACCGATTGTTCCACTTGAAAGAAATTAAATAA
- a CDS encoding lipid A deacylase LpxR family protein → MFFKFILCLLLGMFAWAKEIIPTPLTPSKRYSINLMTENDGYINPYIDEYYTAGNQIGFSTKEFDFSKNKAMKWSSYLGFFNKSPRVTRFGISLAQDMYTPSLKNRKLVHLHDNHPYGGYLRVNLNVYNRHQTFMELFTISLGTTGQDSLAAQTQRLIHKWGHDPQFYGWNTQLKNEFIFELHYQLLKKVPLLKTRFFSMELMPGFNVELGNARDYFQLGSLFRAGYNLDADYGVNKVNTAFDGGMPYSDKFSIYFFVGAFGRFQPLNIFIQGNSPETRGIANLEYFVYASEIGAAMMWRSLRVAFTITDISKTFQSQPKHHQIGTLELNFAF, encoded by the coding sequence TTGTTTTTCAAATTTATTTTATGTTTATTATTAGGAATGTTTGCATGGGCAAAAGAGATTATTCCCACTCCATTAACGCCCTCTAAACGCTATTCTATCAATTTGATGACTGAAAATGATGGTTATATCAATCCTTACATTGATGAGTATTATACTGCAGGCAATCAAATAGGCTTTTCTACTAAAGAGTTTGATTTTTCTAAAAATAAAGCGATGAAATGGTCTTCGTATTTAGGGTTTTTCAATAAAAGCCCTAGGGTTACTCGTTTTGGCATTTCTCTCGCCCAAGACATGTATACCCCTTCGCTTAAAAACAGAAAACTGGTGCATTTGCATGACAACCACCCTTATGGGGGGTATTTGAGGGTGAATTTGAACGTGTATAACCGCCATCAAACTTTCATGGAGTTATTCACGATTTCTTTAGGTACGACAGGGCAAGATTCTTTAGCCGCTCAAACACAACGTCTCATTCATAAATGGGGCCATGACCCCCAATTTTATGGCTGGAACACGCAGCTCAAAAACGAATTTATCTTTGAATTGCACTACCAATTGCTTAAAAAAGTCCCCCTTTTAAAGACTCGTTTTTTTTCTATGGAGTTGATGCCTGGGTTTAATGTGGAATTGGGTAATGCGAGGGATTATTTCCAACTCGGCTCGCTCTTTAGGGCTGGGTATAACTTGGACGCTGATTATGGGGTCAATAAGGTCAATACCGCTTTTGATGGGGGCATGCCTTATAGCGATAAGTTTTCTATCTATTTTTTTGTAGGGGCTTTTGGGCGCTTCCAACCTCTTAACATCTTCATTCAAGGCAATAGCCCTGAAACTAGAGGCATTGCTAATCTGGAATACTTTGTTTATGCCAGTGAAATAGGAGCGGCTATGATGTGGCGCAGCCTCAGGGTGGCTTTTACGATCACTGATATTAGTAAAACCTTTCAATCCCAGCCTAAGCACCATCAGATCGGCACATTAGAATTGAATTTTGCCTTTTGA
- a CDS encoding TIGR00366 family protein gives MFLLRHLTSACVFLASKCLPDSFVLVALLSFIVFVLVYCLTGQDASSVISSWGNGAWTLLGFSMQMALILVLGQALASAKLVQKLLKYLASLPKGYYTALWLVTFLSLIANWINWGFGLVISAIFAKEIAKNVKGVDYRLLIASAYSGFVIWHGGLSGSIPLSVATQNENLSKISAGVIEKAIPISQTIFSAYNLIIIGIILVGLPFLMAMIHPKKEEIVEIDSKLLKDEYKEIELIDHQQDKTIAHFLENSALLSYLLVFLGFGYLGIYFFKGGGISLNIVNTIFLFLGILLHKTPLAYVKAIDRSARSVAGILLQFPFYAGIMGMMASHSVGGHSLAQMLSLAFTHIANEKTFALMTFLSAGIVNIFIPSGGGQWAIQAPIMLPAGQSLGVDPGVVSMAIAWGDAWTNMIQPFWALPALAIAGLGAKDIMGYCVLTLIFVGLVVCGVFYFLV, from the coding sequence ATGTTTTTATTAAGGCATTTGACTTCAGCGTGCGTGTTTTTGGCGTCTAAATGTTTGCCGGACTCCTTTGTCTTGGTCGCTCTTTTATCGTTTATCGTGTTTGTTCTTGTTTATTGCTTGACAGGGCAAGATGCTTCGTCTGTCATTTCTAGTTGGGGGAATGGCGCTTGGACGCTTTTAGGTTTTTCTATGCAAATGGCTCTTATCTTGGTGTTGGGTCAGGCTCTAGCTAGCGCTAAATTAGTCCAAAAACTTTTAAAATATCTAGCGTCTTTACCTAAAGGGTATTATACGGCTTTATGGTTGGTTACTTTTTTATCGTTAATCGCTAATTGGATCAACTGGGGGTTTGGCTTGGTGATTAGCGCGATTTTTGCAAAAGAGATCGCCAAAAATGTTAAAGGGGTGGATTACAGGCTGCTCATTGCTAGCGCTTATTCGGGTTTTGTCATCTGGCATGGGGGTTTATCAGGCTCTATCCCTTTAAGCGTTGCCACCCAAAATGAAAATCTATCCAAAATAAGCGCTGGGGTGATTGAAAAAGCTATTCCTATCAGTCAGACGATTTTTTCTGCCTATAATTTAATCATTATAGGGATCATTCTTGTAGGGTTACCCTTTTTAATGGCAATGATCCACCCTAAAAAAGAAGAAATTGTTGAGATTGATTCAAAGCTTTTAAAAGACGAATACAAAGAGATTGAACTCATTGACCACCAACAAGACAAAACGATCGCGCATTTTTTGGAAAACAGCGCTTTGCTTTCTTATCTTTTGGTTTTTTTGGGTTTTGGGTATCTGGGTATTTATTTTTTTAAAGGGGGAGGGATTAGTTTAAACATTGTCAATACGATTTTCCTTTTTTTAGGGATTTTGCTCCATAAAACCCCTTTGGCTTATGTGAAAGCGATCGATCGTTCCGCTAGGAGCGTGGCCGGGATTTTATTGCAATTCCCTTTTTATGCCGGGATTATGGGGATGATGGCAAGCCATAGCGTGGGAGGTCATTCTTTAGCGCAAATGCTTTCTTTAGCCTTCACGCACATCGCTAATGAAAAAACTTTCGCGCTCATGACTTTTTTGAGCGCAGGGATTGTCAATATTTTCATCCCGTCTGGTGGGGGGCAATGGGCGATTCAAGCTCCTATCATGCTTCCGGCTGGACAGAGCTTGGGGGTGGATCCGGGCGTGGTTTCTATGGCTATCGCTTGGGGAGACGCTTGGACGAATATGATACAGCCTTTTTGGGCTTTGCCCGCTTTAGCCATTGCGGGTTTGGGCGCTAAAGATATTATGGGCTATTGCGTTTTGACTTTAATTTTTGTAGGCTTAGTCGTGTGTGGGGTGTTTTATTTTTTAGTGTGA
- a CDS encoding 3-oxoacid CoA-transferase subunit B, with translation MREAIIKRAAKELKEGMYVNLGIGLPTLVANEVSGMNIVFQSENGLLGIGAYPLEGGVDADLINAGKETVTVVPGASFFNSADSFAMIRGGHIDLAILGGMEVSQNGDLANWMIPKKLIKGMGGAMDLVHGAKKVIVIMEHCNKYGESKVKKECSLPLTGKGVVHQLITDLAVFEFSNNAMRLVELQEGVSLDQVREKTEAEFEVCL, from the coding sequence ATGAGAGAGGCTATCATTAAAAGAGCGGCAAAGGAATTGAAAGAGGGCATGTATGTGAATTTAGGGATAGGATTGCCCACACTGGTGGCTAATGAAGTGAGCGGGATGAATATCGTTTTCCAAAGCGAGAACGGGCTATTAGGGATTGGCGCTTACCCTTTAGAAGGGGGCGTTGATGCGGATCTTATCAATGCAGGAAAGGAAACCGTAACCGTGGTGCCGGGCGCTTCGTTTTTTAATAGCGCGGATTCGTTTGCGATGATTCGTGGGGGGCATATTGATTTAGCGATTTTAGGAGGGATGGAAGTCTCACAAAATGGGGATTTGGCTAATTGGATGATCCCTAAAAAGCTCATAAAAGGCATGGGAGGGGCTATGGATCTGGTGCATGGCGCTAAAAAAGTGATTGTCATCATGGAGCATTGCAACAAATACGGGGAGTCTAAAGTGAAAAAAGAATGCTCATTACCCTTAACGGGAAAAGGCGTGGTGCATCAATTGATAACGGATTTAGCGGTGTTTGAGTTTTCCAATAACGCCATGAGATTAGTGGAATTGCAAGAAGGGGTCAGCCTTGATCAAGTGAGAGAAAAAACAGAAGCTGAATTTGAAGTGTGCTTATAG
- a CDS encoding succinyl-CoA--3-ketoacid CoA transferase subunit A, with the protein MNKVITDLDKALSGLKDGDTILVGGFGLCGIPEYAIDYIYKKGIKDLIVVSNNCGVDDFGLGILLEKKQIKKIIASYVGENKIFESQMLNGEIEVVLTPQGTLAENLRAGGAGIPAYYTPTGVGTLIAQGKESREFNGKEYILERAITGDYGLIKAYKSDTLGNLVFRKTARNFNPLCAMAAKICVAEVEEIVPAGELDPDEIHLPGIYVQHIYKGEKFEKRIEKTTTRSAK; encoded by the coding sequence ATGAACAAGGTTATAACCGATTTAGACAAAGCGTTGAGTGGGTTAAAAGATGGGGACACTATTTTAGTGGGCGGTTTTGGGCTGTGCGGGATACCCGAATACGCCATTGATTACATTTATAAGAAAGGCATCAAGGATTTGATTGTCGTGAGCAATAATTGTGGCGTTGATGATTTTGGGCTTGGCATTCTTTTAGAAAAAAAGCAGATTAAAAAGATTATCGCTTCGTATGTGGGGGAGAATAAGATTTTTGAATCGCAAATGCTGAATGGAGAAATTGAAGTCGTTTTGACACCGCAAGGTACACTGGCTGAAAACTTGCGCGCTGGAGGGGCTGGGATACCCGCTTATTACACCCCAACAGGGGTTGGGACTTTGATCGCTCAAGGCAAGGAATCAAGAGAATTTAACGGCAAGGAGTATATTTTAGAAAGAGCGATAACGGGCGATTATGGGCTTATTAAAGCTTATAAAAGCGACACTTTAGGGAATTTGGTATTTAGAAAAACGGCCCGAAATTTCAACCCCTTGTGCGCGATGGCGGCAAAAATATGCGTCGCTGAAGTGGAAGAAATTGTCCCGGCCGGGGAATTAGACCCAGATGAAATACACTTGCCAGGAATCTATGTGCAACACATCTATAAGGGCGAGAAATTTGAAAAACGGATAGAAAAAACCACCACAAGGAGCGCGAAATGA
- a CDS encoding acetyl-CoA C-acetyltransferase: protein MNEVVVVAAKRSAVGSFLGSLKNVGARQMGVSVLKDALNASGLEPSDVDSVVLGNVLGAGLGQNIARQIQLDSGIPNDRNAFSVNMVCGSSMKAIQLAHDSIMLGRDEVVVCGGVENMSAAPYLSFDMRDGKRMGNANMIDSMIHDGLWDAFNDYHMGITADNVAQAYHISREDQDAFALQSQLKARAAINAGKFQEEITPIEIASKKGVVVFKEDEYPRDTTLESLAKLKPAFKKDGSVTAGNSSGINDGASIIILCSTKKAQTLGLKTMATIKGFGLGGCSPDIMGICPSIAIKNNLKNVKMNLNDINLFELNEAFAAQSIAVLKELELNPNIVNVNGGAIAIGHPIGASGARILVTLLHEMKRSGHGVGCASLCVGGGQGLSVVVEQK, encoded by the coding sequence ATGAATGAAGTGGTTGTAGTGGCGGCAAAGCGTAGCGCTGTAGGGAGTTTTTTAGGCTCTCTAAAGAATGTGGGCGCTAGGCAAATGGGCGTTAGCGTGCTTAAAGACGCTTTGAACGCGAGCGGACTTGAGCCTAGCGATGTGGATTCTGTCGTTTTAGGCAATGTTTTAGGCGCTGGTTTGGGTCAAAATATCGCTAGGCAGATCCAACTAGATTCTGGCATCCCTAATGACAGAAACGCTTTTAGCGTCAATATGGTTTGCGGATCATCTATGAAAGCTATCCAGTTAGCGCATGACAGCATCATGCTTGGGCGCGATGAAGTGGTGGTGTGCGGTGGCGTGGAAAACATGAGTGCAGCGCCTTATCTGTCGTTTGACATGCGAGACGGGAAAAGAATGGGGAATGCGAACATGATAGATTCCATGATACATGACGGATTATGGGACGCATTCAATGATTACCACATGGGGATCACCGCTGATAATGTGGCTCAAGCATACCACATAAGCCGAGAAGATCAAGACGCATTCGCACTCCAATCGCAACTCAAAGCGAGAGCCGCCATTAATGCAGGGAAATTCCAAGAAGAAATCACGCCTATTGAAATAGCAAGTAAAAAAGGCGTGGTGGTTTTCAAAGAAGACGAATACCCTAGAGACACGACGCTAGAATCCCTTGCAAAGCTCAAACCCGCCTTTAAAAAAGACGGATCGGTAACGGCAGGGAATTCATCAGGAATCAATGATGGCGCGAGTATTATCATTTTATGCAGCACTAAAAAAGCGCAAACATTGGGGTTAAAAACCATGGCCACTATTAAGGGGTTTGGTTTGGGTGGTTGCAGTCCGGATATAATGGGTATATGCCCTAGTATTGCGATTAAAAACAACCTTAAAAATGTCAAAATGAATCTCAATGACATCAATCTTTTTGAACTCAATGAAGCTTTTGCTGCACAAAGCATCGCCGTGTTAAAAGAACTTGAATTAAACCCTAATATCGTGAATGTGAATGGAGGCGCGATAGCGATTGGCCACCCTATTGGCGCAAGCGGCGCTAGGATATTAGTGACTTTATTGCATGAAATGAAAAGGAGTGGGCATGGCGTGGGCTGCGCGTCGTTGTGCGTGGGCGGCGGTCAAGGGCTATCAGTGGTAGTTGAACAAAAATAA